The Candidatus Methylomirabilota bacterium genome window below encodes:
- a CDS encoding nitroreductase family protein — protein sequence MELYDVMRATFAAREFTGDPLPDEALGKILDHARFAPSGGNRQGWRVVVVRDPATKRALAELSGLAAKRYAAQVKNGENPWNTIDPPGVDAATIERTEPPPRLTEPIAKAPVVLVICVDLKVVASMDQDLERIGVVSGASIYPFAWNILLAARHEGFGGTITTLATAQEPKVQALLGIPKHVAVCAVMPLGRPVRTLTKLKRKPVAEFAMRERWGGPWL from the coding sequence ATGGAGCTCTACGACGTGATGCGCGCCACCTTCGCCGCGCGCGAGTTCACGGGCGATCCGCTGCCCGATGAGGCGCTCGGCAAGATCCTCGACCACGCCCGCTTCGCCCCCAGCGGCGGCAACCGTCAGGGCTGGCGCGTCGTCGTCGTCCGCGATCCCGCCACGAAGCGCGCGCTGGCGGAGCTGAGCGGGTTGGCGGCCAAGCGGTACGCCGCCCAGGTGAAGAACGGCGAGAACCCCTGGAACACCATCGACCCGCCGGGCGTGGACGCCGCCACCATCGAGCGCACGGAGCCGCCGCCGCGCCTGACGGAACCCATCGCGAAAGCGCCCGTCGTGCTGGTCATCTGCGTCGATCTCAAGGTCGTCGCCTCGATGGACCAGGACCTCGAGCGCATCGGCGTCGTGAGCGGCGCGTCGATCTACCCGTTTGCGTGGAACATCCTGCTGGCCGCGCGCCACGAGGGGTTCGGAGGCACCATCACGACGCTCGCCACCGCCCAGGAGCCGAAGGTCCAGGCGCTCCTCGGCATCCCGAAGCACGTCGCCGTGTGCGCGGTCATGCCCCTCGGGCGGCCCGTCCGCACGTTGACGAAGCTCAAGCGCAAGCCGGTGGCCGAGTTCGCGATGCGAGAGCGCTGGGGCGGGCCGTGGCTGTGA
- a CDS encoding tetratricopeptide repeat protein gives MAEPDRIAEFKEVAEMMPDDPVVRFGLAAAYLEAGQAENAVREYEETIRLKPDYSAAHRGLGRALERAGRREEALAAYRKGLEVAARTGDLQTKKEIEVFVHRLETTTSGN, from the coding sequence GTGGCTGAGCCCGATCGGATCGCCGAGTTTAAGGAGGTTGCCGAGATGATGCCGGACGATCCGGTCGTCCGCTTCGGCCTGGCTGCCGCGTACCTCGAGGCCGGCCAGGCCGAGAATGCAGTCAGGGAGTACGAGGAAACGATCCGGCTCAAGCCCGACTACTCCGCCGCCCATCGTGGTCTCGGCCGGGCGCTCGAGCGGGCCGGACGACGCGAGGAAGCCCTGGCGGCGTACCGGAAGGGGCTCGAGGTAGCGGCGCGGACCGGCGACCTCCAGACGAAGAAAGAGATCGAGGTGTTCGTCCATCGTTTGGAGACGACGACGTCAGGAAACTGA
- a CDS encoding ResA-like WAxxUGC motif-containing protein, with product MSVTILYKERPPYAAAATAEGGDLWVHAHELPAATGWELRPEGACRGDVCVPIPRGREAEFVRERPARFNLAALARLLAEPVVHEDAHGVWSFGTAATRLDDMQSLRAPDFTLPDLEGRPHALADYRGKKVFLVFWASWUGCRFDLPVWQALYDELKARNFIVISVALDSGGPAKTEPWISKAKATYPSLIDERHVTAELYGVVNVSSAVWIDEAGRIVRPTETAGSSDAFRTELDRTTKQMSALGMAERERIQGTYLNALRDWAVTGPASPYALSPAAARRRLPLPASEHALAAANFRLGQYLHASGHAQAAAPYLAEARRLHPESWSYRRQTWELEEPGKAGGAEFWAAVDALGDRPYYPPTVLEP from the coding sequence ATGAGCGTGACCATCCTGTACAAAGAGCGGCCGCCGTACGCCGCCGCGGCCACTGCGGAGGGCGGGGACCTGTGGGTGCATGCCCACGAGCTGCCGGCGGCCACCGGCTGGGAGCTTCGGCCCGAAGGCGCGTGTCGCGGCGACGTGTGCGTGCCCATTCCCCGGGGCCGGGAGGCCGAGTTCGTGCGCGAGCGCCCCGCGCGCTTCAATCTCGCCGCGCTGGCGCGGCTGCTCGCGGAGCCCGTGGTCCACGAAGACGCGCACGGCGTGTGGTCCTTCGGAACCGCCGCCACGCGCCTCGATGACATGCAGTCGCTCCGGGCGCCCGATTTCACGCTGCCGGATCTCGAGGGCCGTCCGCACGCGCTGGCGGACTATCGCGGCAAGAAGGTCTTCCTCGTGTTCTGGGCGTCCTGGTGAGGGTGCCGCTTCGACCTGCCCGTGTGGCAGGCGCTCTACGATGAGCTGAAGGCGCGGAACTTCATCGTCATCTCGGTCGCGCTCGACAGCGGCGGGCCCGCGAAGACCGAGCCGTGGATCAGCAAAGCGAAGGCGACCTATCCGTCCCTGATCGACGAGCGCCACGTGACGGCCGAGCTGTACGGTGTCGTGAACGTGTCCTCAGCAGTGTGGATCGACGAAGCCGGGCGGATCGTGAGGCCGACCGAGACGGCGGGCTCGAGTGACGCGTTCCGTACGGAGCTGGACCGCACCACCAAGCAGATGAGCGCTCTAGGCATGGCCGAGCGCGAGCGCATACAAGGGACGTATCTCAATGCGCTGCGCGATTGGGCCGTCACCGGGCCGGCGAGCCCGTACGCGCTGTCTCCAGCCGCGGCGCGCCGGCGCCTGCCGCTCCCGGCTTCGGAACACGCGCTCGCGGCGGCCAACTTTCGCCTCGGCCAATACCTCCACGCGAGCGGACACGCGCAGGCGGCGGCGCCATACCTGGCGGAGGCGCGCCGGCTGCATCCCGAGAGCTGGAGCTACCGGCGACAGACCTGGGAGCTGGAGGAGCCGGGCAAGGCGGGCGGCGCAGAGTTCTGGGCCGCCGTGGACGCTCTCGGCGATCGCCCGTACTATCCGCCGACGGTGCTGGAGCCGTAG
- the arfB gene encoding alternative ribosome rescue aminoacyl-tRNA hydrolase ArfB produces the protein MSEAIVVTDTVRVPPSALTVHAVRASGPGGQNVNKVATKIDLRVDLAGVEGLSDAARARLRGLAGHRLDADGRLVITSQATRNQARNLEDARARVADLIRTALTAPRRRVHTAPTAGARRRRLAGKKLRGAVKRWRARPGDAD, from the coding sequence ATGAGCGAGGCGATCGTCGTGACGGACACGGTGCGCGTTCCGCCGTCGGCGCTGACAGTCCACGCCGTGCGGGCCTCCGGGCCGGGCGGCCAGAACGTGAACAAGGTCGCGACCAAGATCGACCTGCGCGTGGACCTGGCGGGCGTCGAAGGACTCTCCGATGCCGCCCGCGCACGGCTGCGCGGGCTGGCGGGCCACCGGCTGGACGCCGACGGCCGGCTGGTGATCACGAGCCAGGCGACCCGCAACCAGGCGCGCAACCTCGAGGATGCCCGCGCCCGGGTCGCCGACCTGATCCGGACCGCCCTCACCGCGCCGCGCCGGCGCGTCCACACGGCGCCGACGGCGGGCGCGCGGCGACGGCGGCTCGCCGGGAAGAAATTGCGCGGAGCCGTGAAGCGCTGGCGAGCCCGGCCGGGCGATGCCGACTGA
- a CDS encoding alpha/beta hydrolase gives MTDNMPGPTSHTYFSQRLRLHYVDWGNAGKPPLLLLHGGRDHCRNWDWTAAALRNDWHIIAPDLRGHGDSQWSPDGTYTMAGYIYDLAQLVHQQRLAPVTIIAHSLGGNIALRYAGIYPDTVARLAAIEGLGPPPRVLAERGAKTIALRMDDWISEQRGLAGRTPRRYASIEDAFRRMQEENPHLSAEQARHLTAQGVNQNEDGTYSWKFDNYVRAWPPYDMSGRDIKDLWSRIDSPTLLLYGKESQSGNPAEDGRAAPFRNATVLGIDKAGHWLHHDRLDEFLRIIREFLKD, from the coding sequence ATGACCGACAACATGCCTGGACCGACTTCGCACACCTACTTTTCCCAGCGCCTGCGTCTGCACTACGTGGACTGGGGCAACGCCGGCAAGCCTCCGCTGCTCCTGCTCCACGGCGGGCGCGACCACTGCCGGAACTGGGACTGGACCGCCGCGGCGCTCAGGAACGACTGGCACATCATCGCGCCGGACCTTCGCGGGCACGGCGACAGCCAGTGGTCGCCCGACGGCACCTATACGATGGCCGGCTACATCTACGACCTGGCCCAGCTCGTCCACCAACAGCGGCTGGCGCCGGTCACGATCATCGCGCACTCCCTCGGCGGGAACATCGCGCTCCGCTACGCCGGCATCTATCCCGACACGGTGGCGAGGCTGGCGGCCATCGAGGGGCTCGGCCCGCCGCCGCGCGTGCTGGCCGAGCGGGGCGCCAAGACCATTGCCCTACGCATGGACGACTGGATCAGTGAGCAGCGCGGCCTCGCCGGCCGGACGCCCAGGCGCTACGCCTCGATCGAGGACGCCTTCCGCCGCATGCAGGAGGAGAACCCGCATCTCTCCGCGGAGCAGGCGCGGCACCTGACCGCCCAGGGCGTCAACCAGAACGAGGACGGCACCTACAGCTGGAAGTTCGACAACTACGTGCGCGCCTGGCCCCCCTACGACATGTCCGGCCGGGACATCAAAGACCTGTGGTCGCGGATCGACAGTCCGACCCTTCTCCTGTACGGGAAGGAGAGCCAATCCGGCAACCCGGCCGAGGATGGCCGTGCCGCGCCGTTTCGCAACGCCACCGTCCTCGGCATCGACAAGGCGGGGCATTGGCTGCACCATGACCGCTTGGACGAGTTCCTCCGGATCATTCGCGAGTTCCTGAAGGACTGA
- a CDS encoding TauD/TfdA family dioxygenase has protein sequence MSTMKAEPIAGPEAWLGADMARSTEWIGTVSARAVAELDAALRGLERRGLAWPRFGCDDFPLPTFSRELGSVLDELERGRGFVLLRGIPVGRYAPDELKNLYWGLGAHLGRARYQNAQGELIGEVRDENRLYGQVREVSMDSALGRSSRSKARSAGPLRFHTDRCDLVSLLCVRTARAGGLSRIVSAVSVANAILARRPDLHALLWQDYWRSRQGEEDGGERQTYALPLFAMHQGKFTTQYSRTFVEAAQKLPGVPRLSAAQEEALDLHAEVCEELAFTMELEPGDLQLLNNHVIYHGRTAYEDANGPDGDRLLLRLWLAPLNSRALPPGFETLWGTTVAGAPRGGIAQPVPAQKETCS, from the coding sequence ATGAGCACGATGAAGGCGGAGCCGATCGCCGGACCCGAGGCGTGGCTGGGCGCCGACATGGCGCGATCCACGGAATGGATCGGGACCGTGTCCGCCCGGGCGGTCGCCGAGCTGGATGCGGCGCTCCGCGGCCTCGAGCGCCGCGGCCTCGCCTGGCCGCGCTTCGGCTGCGACGACTTCCCGCTGCCGACGTTCTCGCGCGAGCTGGGGAGCGTCCTCGATGAGCTGGAGCGTGGGCGCGGCTTCGTGCTCCTGCGCGGCATTCCCGTCGGCCGCTACGCGCCGGACGAGCTGAAGAACCTCTACTGGGGCCTCGGCGCCCACCTGGGCCGCGCCCGCTACCAGAACGCGCAGGGCGAGCTGATCGGCGAGGTGCGGGACGAGAATCGGCTCTATGGACAGGTCCGCGAGGTGTCGATGGACTCAGCGCTCGGCCGCTCCTCGCGCTCGAAGGCGCGGTCGGCCGGGCCGCTGCGCTTCCACACCGACCGCTGCGACCTCGTGAGCCTCCTGTGCGTGCGCACGGCACGCGCCGGCGGTTTGAGCCGGATCGTGAGCGCGGTGAGCGTGGCCAACGCGATCCTCGCCCGGCGGCCCGACCTCCACGCCCTTCTCTGGCAGGACTACTGGCGGAGCCGCCAGGGCGAGGAGGACGGCGGCGAGCGCCAGACCTACGCGCTGCCGCTCTTCGCGATGCACCAGGGCAAGTTCACCACGCAGTACTCGCGGACGTTCGTGGAGGCCGCGCAGAAGCTGCCCGGCGTCCCGCGCCTGAGCGCGGCCCAGGAGGAGGCGCTCGACTTGCACGCCGAGGTGTGCGAAGAATTGGCCTTCACCATGGAGCTCGAGCCCGGCGACCTCCAGCTTCTCAACAACCACGTCATCTACCATGGGCGCACGGCGTATGAAGACGCGAACGGCCCGGACGGCGACCGGCTCTTGCTGCGCCTCTGGCTCGCGCCGCTCAACAGCCGCGCGCTGCCGCCGGGCTTCGAGACGCTCTGGGGCACGACGGTGGCGGGCGCGCCCCGCGGCGGCATCGCCCAGCCCGTGCCCGCTCAGAAGGAGACATGTTCATGA
- a CDS encoding ABC transporter substrate-binding protein, whose product MTYRRALVLILVTLVLVLAVAPGRGLAAPEGQLIWGVHVSLAPTWFEPAETPGMITPFMVLYALHDAMVKPMPGQPTAPSLAESWSVSKDGLVYEFVLRKGARFHNGDPVTAEDVKFSFERYRGSSNKMLKERVVAVEAPDPVRVRFRLRQPWPDFLTFYTNATGAGWIVPKKYVEKVGDEGFKKAPVGAGPYKFVSFTPGVELVLEAFDQYWRKSPSVKRLVFRVISDESTRLAALKRGEVDIVYSVRGELAEELQRTAGLTLKPAVIQGTFWLYFPDQWDPKSPWYDRRVRLAASLAMDRPTINQALTLGYSKLTGSIIPSSFDFFWQPPAPVYGAARAKQLLAEAGYPSGFDAGDYYCDASYSNLAEAVGNNLQAAGIRVRLRPLERAAFFSAYSEKKLKNIIQGSSGAFGNTATRLEAFGVTGGAYAYGGYPDIDGLFQEQAAELDRKRREATLHKIQQLVHDKVMYAPIWELAFLNGVGPRVQESGLGLISGHAYSAPYEDVTLKAK is encoded by the coding sequence ATGACCTATCGACGCGCGCTTGTCCTGATCCTCGTCACCCTCGTGCTCGTCCTCGCCGTTGCGCCCGGGAGGGGACTCGCCGCTCCCGAAGGCCAGCTCATCTGGGGCGTGCACGTCTCGCTGGCCCCGACCTGGTTCGAGCCCGCCGAGACCCCTGGCATGATCACACCCTTCATGGTGCTCTACGCGCTGCACGACGCCATGGTGAAGCCCATGCCCGGCCAGCCCACGGCGCCGAGCCTGGCCGAGTCGTGGTCCGTTTCGAAGGACGGCCTCGTCTACGAATTCGTCCTCCGCAAAGGGGCGCGATTCCACAACGGCGACCCCGTCACCGCCGAGGACGTGAAGTTCTCCTTCGAGCGCTACCGCGGCAGCTCCAACAAGATGCTAAAGGAACGGGTGGTCGCCGTGGAGGCGCCCGATCCCGTGCGAGTCCGCTTCCGTCTGAGGCAACCGTGGCCCGACTTCCTGACCTTCTATACGAACGCCACGGGTGCGGGCTGGATCGTGCCGAAGAAATACGTCGAGAAGGTGGGCGACGAGGGCTTCAAGAAAGCGCCGGTAGGCGCGGGGCCCTACAAGTTCGTGTCGTTCACCCCCGGGGTCGAGCTGGTCCTCGAGGCCTTCGACCAGTACTGGCGGAAGTCCCCCAGCGTGAAGCGCCTGGTCTTCCGTGTCATCTCCGACGAGTCCACCCGGCTGGCCGCGCTCAAGCGCGGTGAGGTGGACATCGTCTACTCCGTGCGCGGCGAGCTGGCCGAAGAGCTGCAGCGGACGGCAGGTCTCACCCTCAAGCCCGCAGTCATCCAGGGCACGTTCTGGCTCTACTTCCCCGACCAGTGGGATCCCAAGTCGCCGTGGTACGATCGCCGGGTCCGGCTGGCCGCGAGCCTGGCCATGGATCGTCCAACCATCAACCAGGCGCTGACCCTCGGGTATTCCAAGCTCACCGGCAGCATCATCCCCAGCTCGTTCGACTTTTTCTGGCAGCCGCCGGCTCCCGTCTATGGCGCGGCCCGAGCCAAGCAGCTCCTCGCGGAGGCCGGTTACCCCAGCGGCTTCGATGCCGGCGACTACTACTGTGACGCCTCCTACTCCAATCTGGCCGAAGCTGTCGGCAACAATCTCCAGGCGGCGGGGATTCGCGTGAGGCTCCGCCCGCTCGAGCGGGCGGCGTTCTTCAGCGCGTACTCCGAGAAGAAGCTCAAGAACATCATCCAGGGATCGAGCGGGGCGTTCGGCAACACCGCCACGCGCCTCGAGGCCTTCGGCGTTACAGGAGGGGCCTACGCCTACGGCGGATACCCGGACATCGACGGACTGTTCCAGGAGCAGGCGGCCGAGCTGGACCGGAAGCGCCGCGAGGCGACCCTGCACAAGATCCAGCAGCTCGTTCACGACAAGGTCATGTACGCGCCCATCTGGGAGCTGGCCTTCCTGAACGGCGTGGGGCCGCGCGTCCAGGAGTCGGGCCTCGGCCTCATCTCCGGCCACGCCTACTCGGCGCCCTACGAGGACGTCACGCTCAAGGCGAAGTAG
- a CDS encoding cyclase family protein, translated as MTTRPAVTPALLEEYCTRFRNWGRWGAEDEIGTLNFITPEVIKRAGRLVRQGKVISCALNFDTNGPQTGAFGRVNPIHSMVATGTDHATGRQKLAGFDTLPFGWGFADDQITMFLQCGTQWDGLGHIFHNGKMYGGRDASLVSSTGAARNGIEHYKDKIVSRGVLLDIARFKGVDALRPGEPIYTEDLDACAASERVTIEAGDIVLIRTGDVGRRVRERSWGTFSAGDAAGLSFLTAPWLHEKSVAGIATDTWGAEVRPNELAGAFQPLHLVIIVNMGLLVGEIFDLEALGADCAADGVYEFMFVAPPLPITRAVGSPINPQAIK; from the coding sequence ATGACCACTCGCCCCGCCGTCACCCCCGCGCTCCTCGAGGAATACTGCACGCGGTTTCGCAACTGGGGTCGCTGGGGTGCCGAAGACGAGATCGGGACGCTGAACTTCATCACGCCCGAGGTCATCAAGCGGGCGGGCCGCCTCGTGCGACAGGGCAAGGTCATCTCCTGCGCCCTCAACTTCGACACGAACGGCCCGCAGACCGGCGCCTTCGGCCGGGTGAACCCGATCCACAGCATGGTGGCCACGGGCACGGACCACGCGACGGGCCGGCAGAAGCTGGCGGGCTTCGACACGCTGCCATTCGGCTGGGGCTTCGCCGACGACCAGATCACCATGTTCCTGCAGTGCGGGACGCAGTGGGACGGGCTCGGCCACATCTTCCACAATGGCAAGATGTACGGCGGGCGCGATGCGAGCCTGGTGTCGTCCACCGGCGCGGCGCGTAACGGCATCGAGCACTACAAGGACAAGATCGTCTCCCGCGGTGTCCTCCTCGACATCGCGCGGTTCAAGGGCGTGGACGCGCTCCGGCCGGGCGAGCCGATCTACACCGAAGACCTGGATGCGTGCGCGGCCAGTGAGCGCGTCACGATTGAAGCCGGTGACATCGTGCTGATCAGGACGGGGGACGTGGGCCGAAGAGTCCGGGAGCGGAGCTGGGGGACCTTCTCGGCCGGCGACGCCGCGGGCCTCTCATTTCTCACCGCCCCGTGGCTCCACGAGAAATCCGTCGCGGGAATCGCCACCGACACCTGGGGGGCTGAGGTCCGGCCCAACGAGTTGGCCGGCGCCTTCCAGCCTCTCCACCTCGTAATCATCGTGAACATGGGGCTGCTCGTCGGGGAGATCTTCGACCTCGAGGCGCTCGGCGCCGACTGCGCGGCGGACGGCGTCTACGAGTTCATGTTCGTGGCCCCGCCGTTGCCCATCACCCGCGCGGTGGGCTCCCCGATCAATCCCCAGGCCATCAAGTAG